A single window of Rubidibacter lacunae KORDI 51-2 DNA harbors:
- a CDS encoding vanadium-dependent haloperoxidase: MTDRRQDAYAVRVEAAELARSRMYPPQEANGDEERFADAQYFMSFTKGLPHNPKTGLLQDPNDFVEYRRAIDDGFIDPFSDEEKVRHGAKYEVVSSSTASLFGVDEGLVAFVFDLIAEAQLIVDDPDSSATDKQNAQAEIDRLNQNLENFRQWEAPTAGVVFDLQGPDAQAVTMPPAPPLLNVNGTEINPELVFEMAEVYELAVLRDIPFNDFEEKSLNNPEVVDAIARLNSLEFIDEGTFKVEGSRPRKVSTTRKNPNPGGEIDNPAFGKLDLQTVFRGSSPGVEVGPYLSQFLLIGNADLNGFGRIASGKIGYGAIQIDQRLPVAKPGLNYMLTMDDYVKVQRGIRPPQEIYVNDDGLNANPEPLTQPARRFISTPRDLATYVHYDALYEAYLNACLILLGMETPFDPAFDHLSGVGVAASNPITRRNASGFALYGGPHILNLVTEVSTRALKAVRFQKFSNHIRLRPEALAARLEVVRLATCNPILKQKLPQSLFDNISTFTQKLEDNGTLAEVSALPGSNGSFFLPMAFPEGSPMHPAYGAGHATVAGACVTILKAFFDTSAVLAQDEEGKVAFKRFKAGDKAAIYRAPQLAHPKDAPNGDLQEEIKDPQEDPSATFLTLEGELNKLAANISIGRNMAGVHYFSDYYDSLRMGEEIAIGILEEQVLTYSTDPFVLSVPTFDGQVKRIGRR, from the coding sequence ATGACCGATCGCCGTCAGGATGCTTATGCTGTAAGGGTGGAGGCTGCCGAGCTAGCCCGCAGCCGCATGTATCCGCCCCAAGAGGCAAACGGGGATGAAGAGCGCTTTGCTGACGCTCAATATTTCATGTCCTTTACAAAAGGTCTTCCCCACAACCCTAAAACGGGACTGCTACAAGACCCCAACGATTTTGTTGAATACCGTAGAGCTATCGATGATGGCTTCATCGATCCGTTCTCCGACGAAGAGAAGGTCCGTCACGGTGCGAAGTACGAAGTTGTAAGCAGCTCTACCGCATCACTTTTTGGTGTTGATGAGGGTTTGGTCGCGTTTGTTTTCGACCTAATTGCTGAAGCACAGCTAATCGTAGACGATCCCGACAGCAGTGCTACAGATAAACAGAACGCACAAGCTGAAATCGACCGGTTAAACCAGAACCTTGAGAATTTCCGGCAATGGGAAGCTCCGACGGCAGGAGTGGTTTTCGATTTACAAGGGCCGGACGCGCAAGCAGTGACCATGCCGCCAGCACCACCACTGCTGAATGTTAATGGCACGGAAATCAATCCCGAGCTGGTTTTTGAAATGGCCGAAGTTTATGAACTGGCCGTTCTGCGCGACATTCCCTTTAATGATTTTGAAGAGAAGTCTCTGAATAATCCAGAAGTTGTTGATGCGATCGCGCGCCTCAACAGTCTCGAATTTATTGATGAAGGCACGTTCAAAGTTGAGGGCAGCCGTCCGCGCAAAGTCAGTACCACGCGCAAAAATCCCAATCCTGGAGGCGAGATTGACAATCCTGCATTTGGCAAACTGGACTTGCAAACGGTCTTTCGCGGATCGTCTCCCGGTGTTGAGGTGGGACCGTATCTTTCCCAATTTTTGCTAATTGGCAATGCCGATCTCAATGGGTTTGGTAGGATTGCCAGCGGCAAGATCGGCTACGGTGCCATCCAAATCGATCAGCGCCTGCCGGTCGCGAAGCCCGGGCTGAACTACATGCTGACGATGGACGATTACGTGAAGGTTCAGCGTGGAATCCGACCTCCTCAGGAAATATACGTCAATGACGATGGCTTGAATGCCAACCCCGAACCGCTCACCCAACCGGCACGACGTTTCATCTCAACGCCGCGCGATTTGGCAACCTACGTTCACTACGATGCCCTTTACGAAGCATATCTCAATGCCTGCTTGATCTTGCTGGGAATGGAAACTCCCTTCGATCCGGCTTTCGATCACCTTTCCGGCGTTGGCGTGGCCGCCAGTAACCCGATAACCCGTCGCAATGCCAGTGGGTTTGCCCTTTACGGCGGTCCCCATATTCTAAATTTGGTCACCGAAGTCTCCACACGCGCCCTCAAAGCCGTTCGCTTCCAGAAATTCAGTAACCACATTCGCCTGCGCCCGGAAGCTTTAGCTGCTCGCCTCGAGGTGGTACGGCTGGCCACCTGTAACCCGATTCTGAAACAGAAACTACCGCAATCGCTATTCGACAACATCAGCACCTTCACCCAGAAGCTGGAGGATAATGGCACCCTAGCCGAAGTGTCCGCACTTCCTGGAAGCAACGGCAGCTTCTTTTTACCAATGGCTTTTCCGGAAGGCTCGCCAATGCACCCCGCCTACGGTGCCGGTCACGCGACGGTGGCAGGTGCCTGTGTCACCATTCTCAAGGCGTTCTTCGACACCAGTGCGGTGTTGGCGCAAGATGAGGAGGGGAAAGTTGCGTTCAAGCGTTTTAAAGCGGGCGACAAAGCAGCAATCTATCGCGCGCCACAACTAGCTCACCCAAAGGATGCTCCTAATGGGGATTTGCAGGAAGAGATTAAAGATCCCCAAGAAGATCCGTCTGCAACTTTCCTTACCCTCGAAGGCGAGTTGAACAAGCTAGCGGCGAATATTTCCATCGGTCGCAACATGGCTGGGGTTCACTATTTCAGCGACTACTACGACAGCCTGCGGATGGGAGAGGAAATCGCGATCGGCATCTTGGAAGAGCAGGTGCTTACTTACTCTACAGATCCCTTCGTTCTCTCCGTGCCCACATTCGACGGTCAAGTCAAGAGAATAGGTCGCCGCTAA
- a CDS encoding uracil-xanthine permease family protein, whose product MSDEQQHLPDSKTQNEVRNVIDATAYQFRFKDIALGAQMLFVAFGALVLVPILAGLDPNVSLFTAGLGTILFQLVTGGKVPVFLASSFAFIAPIQLGTQQFGVAETLSGLAAAGLLYLALSLAIFLRGPQFLTELLPPIVTGPVIMVIGLSLSPIAVEMASQTGDSYSEGAALGVAAASLSATIMTALLGRGRVRLVSILIGIAAGYLVAMPLGMVDFSEISTASWFAWPDFTRPKLHWPSIAFILPVAIAPAIEHFGDILAIGAVAKKDYLNDPGVHRTLLGDGLATTLAACLGGPPNTTYSEVTAAVALTRSFNPAIMTWAAIAAIALAFFGKLGAILRTVPVPAMGGILVVLFGTIVVIGIDSLVRAGEDLTRPRNLSIVAVILVFGVGGLTLKTGTFALEGIGLCGVAGLLLNWILPHPTDDENSYEA is encoded by the coding sequence ATGAGCGACGAGCAACAGCATCTCCCGGATAGCAAGACTCAGAATGAAGTTCGGAATGTTATCGATGCAACCGCATATCAATTTCGCTTCAAGGATATTGCTCTTGGCGCTCAGATGCTGTTTGTTGCCTTTGGAGCCCTGGTGCTGGTGCCGATCCTCGCCGGACTGGATCCAAATGTCTCACTGTTCACCGCCGGACTGGGCACGATACTTTTCCAACTCGTGACGGGCGGCAAGGTGCCCGTATTCTTGGCTTCCTCGTTTGCATTTATTGCACCGATTCAGCTCGGCACGCAACAGTTTGGCGTTGCCGAAACGCTGTCCGGACTAGCGGCTGCCGGCCTGCTTTATCTTGCGTTAAGCCTGGCGATCTTCTTGCGCGGTCCCCAATTTCTGACCGAACTCCTGCCACCCATTGTTACCGGGCCGGTCATCATGGTCATTGGGTTGTCCCTATCCCCGATCGCAGTCGAGATGGCCTCTCAAACCGGCGACAGCTATAGCGAAGGTGCCGCACTCGGGGTTGCGGCTGCGTCGCTTTCTGCCACCATAATGACCGCGCTTTTGGGACGCGGACGGGTTCGGTTGGTATCTATTCTCATCGGCATTGCTGCCGGCTACCTTGTAGCGATGCCCCTGGGCATGGTCGACTTCTCTGAAATTTCAACAGCATCGTGGTTTGCCTGGCCGGATTTCACGCGACCGAAACTGCACTGGCCGTCCATCGCCTTTATCCTGCCCGTCGCGATTGCCCCCGCAATCGAACACTTCGGCGACATCCTCGCGATCGGAGCCGTCGCGAAAAAAGATTACCTTAACGATCCGGGCGTCCATCGCACCCTGCTCGGCGATGGACTGGCCACAACGCTCGCGGCCTGTCTCGGCGGACCGCCCAACACAACCTATTCCGAAGTGACGGCAGCGGTTGCCCTAACGCGCAGCTTCAATCCAGCCATCATGACCTGGGCGGCAATCGCCGCGATCGCGTTGGCTTTCTTCGGCAAACTCGGCGCGATTCTGCGCACCGTTCCCGTACCGGCCATGGGCGGTATTTTGGTCGTGCTCTTCGGAACGATCGTGGTCATAGGCATCGACAGCTTGGTCAGGGCCGGGGAAGACTTGACGCGACCGCGCAACCTATCGATCGTTGCCGTTATTCTAGTCTTCGGTGTTGGCGGTTTAACCCTCAAAACCGGAACCTTTGCTCTGGAGGGAATCGGTCTGTGCGGAGTTGCCGGCCTGTTGCTCAACTGGATCCTGCCACACCCTACAGACGACGAAAACTCATACGAGGCCTAA
- the fabI gene encoding enoyl-ACP reductase FabI, with protein sequence MLDLTGKKALVTGIANNRSIAWGIAQKLHEAGAELCITYLPDDRGRFEKKVGDLVAPLNPTLFLPCNVQDDEQIDATFAAIADRWGSFDILIHCLAFANKDELTGDFSATSRDGFATALGISAYSLTRLARAAKPLMTGGGSIVTLTYLGSVRVIPNYNVMGIAKAALEASVRYLASELGPQGIRVNAISAGPIRTLASSAVGGILDMIRHVEETAPLRRTVTQDEVGGTAAFLCSDLASGLTGQVLYVDSGYQIMGM encoded by the coding sequence ATGTTAGACCTGACCGGAAAGAAAGCCCTCGTTACCGGCATTGCCAACAATCGCTCTATCGCTTGGGGCATCGCCCAGAAATTGCACGAGGCGGGAGCCGAACTCTGCATCACCTATCTTCCCGACGATCGCGGTCGCTTTGAGAAGAAAGTCGGCGACCTCGTTGCGCCCCTAAACCCAACGCTGTTCTTGCCCTGCAACGTCCAAGACGACGAGCAAATCGATGCCACCTTTGCTGCGATTGCCGATCGATGGGGCAGCTTTGATATCTTGATTCACTGCCTGGCATTTGCCAATAAAGACGAGCTGACCGGCGATTTCAGCGCCACCAGCCGCGACGGCTTCGCCACCGCCCTTGGTATCAGCGCCTACTCCTTGACCCGCCTTGCCCGCGCAGCCAAGCCCCTCATGACCGGTGGCGGCAGCATCGTGACCCTCACGTACCTCGGGAGCGTGCGCGTCATTCCCAATTACAACGTCATGGGCATTGCTAAGGCTGCCCTCGAAGCCAGCGTCCGCTACCTCGCCTCCGAACTCGGTCCCCAAGGTATCCGCGTCAACGCCATCTCTGCCGGCCCGATCCGCACCCTGGCATCGTCTGCCGTCGGCGGCATTCTGGACATGATCCGCCACGTTGAAGAGACCGCTCCACTGCGGCGGACCGTTACCCAAGATGAAGTTGGCGGGACTGCAGCATTTCTCTGCAGCGACCTTGCTAGCGGACTGACCGGTCAGGTTCTGTACGTGGATTCTGGATATCAAATCATGGGCATGTAG
- a CDS encoding NAD-dependent succinate-semialdehyde dehydrogenase, which translates to MAIATVNPATGQIVRAFEPMAADGIETALARADAAFDKYRHTTFDRRAAWLRAAADLLERDLDRYAALMTLEMGKPVKQAIAEVQKCALVCRYYAERGAEFLADEAISTAATHSFISYQPIGAVLAVMPWNFPFWQVFRFAAPNLMAGNVGLLKHASNVPQCALAIADILREAGFPEGAFQTLLVGASQVEAILSDPRVKAATLTGSEPAGASLAAAAGKQIKKTVLELGGSDPFVVLASANLKAAAAKGTTARMLNSGQSCIAAKRFIVVEPVADEFQQLLVEQFARLQVGDPTLMSTDVGPLATASIMDELDAQVSATVAAGATILIGGKPDEHPGNYYPPTILCDIPPDTPAATEEFFGPVALLHRVPDFDAAMKLANATPLGLGASVWTGDYRERERAIAELDVGAVFVNELVKSDPRLPFGGTKRSGYGRELSREGIREFVNLKTIWIA; encoded by the coding sequence ATGGCGATTGCAACCGTCAATCCAGCAACGGGGCAAATCGTGCGAGCGTTCGAGCCGATGGCGGCAGATGGCATCGAGACCGCGCTCGCGCGGGCGGATGCAGCCTTTGATAAGTACCGCCACACAACGTTCGATCGACGCGCTGCATGGCTGCGCGCCGCTGCCGACCTCTTGGAGCGCGACCTAGATCGCTACGCCGCACTGATGACGCTCGAGATGGGCAAGCCTGTCAAGCAGGCGATCGCCGAAGTCCAGAAATGCGCGTTGGTCTGTCGTTACTACGCCGAGCGCGGAGCCGAGTTTCTAGCCGATGAGGCAATCTCCACCGCCGCAACCCACAGCTTTATAAGCTATCAACCGATCGGCGCAGTGCTGGCAGTCATGCCCTGGAACTTTCCGTTTTGGCAGGTGTTTCGTTTTGCCGCGCCGAACCTTATGGCCGGCAATGTCGGGTTGCTCAAACACGCCTCCAACGTGCCCCAGTGCGCGTTGGCGATTGCCGACATCCTCCGGGAAGCCGGCTTTCCCGAGGGTGCATTTCAAACACTTTTGGTTGGCGCGAGTCAAGTCGAAGCGATTCTCTCCGACCCGCGGGTTAAAGCGGCGACGTTAACCGGCAGCGAGCCAGCAGGGGCGAGTTTGGCCGCAGCAGCAGGTAAGCAGATCAAGAAAACCGTGCTCGAGCTCGGCGGCAGCGATCCGTTTGTGGTGTTGGCAAGTGCCAATTTGAAGGCCGCCGCAGCAAAGGGAACGACCGCGCGGATGCTCAATAGCGGTCAGTCCTGTATCGCTGCCAAGCGCTTTATCGTCGTTGAGCCCGTCGCCGACGAATTCCAGCAGCTGCTCGTGGAGCAGTTCGCGCGCTTGCAGGTCGGCGACCCAACACTGATGTCAACCGATGTCGGACCGCTGGCGACCGCGAGCATCATGGACGAGTTGGATGCCCAAGTCAGCGCGACGGTCGCGGCCGGCGCAACTATACTCATTGGCGGCAAGCCCGACGAGCACCCCGGCAACTACTATCCACCAACGATTCTGTGCGATATCCCGCCCGACACGCCAGCCGCGACCGAGGAATTCTTCGGACCCGTCGCATTGCTGCACCGGGTTCCCGACTTTGACGCCGCCATGAAACTTGCAAACGCGACTCCCTTAGGCTTGGGAGCCAGCGTGTGGACCGGAGACTACCGCGAACGCGAACGCGCGATCGCCGAGCTCGATGTCGGAGCGGTTTTCGTGAACGAGTTGGTCAAATCCGACCCGCGTCTTCCCTTTGGCGGCACCAAACGGTCTGGCTACGGGCGCGAATTGTCCCGCGAGGGCATCCGCGAATTTGTCAACCTCAAGACCATATGGATTGCTTGA
- a CDS encoding HEAT repeat domain-containing protein, producing the protein MSNLLKKAAAAGERQDWVAVGQYLQALPWDCDSPFARAGDWRQGIVPTIAERSRALDLALQVLQAGDFQLRWDVAKVFAKFGDAAIAPLLEFVEDEDAELELRWYAVRILAGFDDPRVVLALVELAIATEDEELAITAARTLSEFGDSAVSALAELLAAPDDRMRLLAAQALAWIRRPATISPLLSAADDSLPIIRATAVEALCSFHDPRVPPVAISALQDLDPRVRREAISGLSFVADPEEWDLVARLQPLLYDLDHTVCHQAAIALGRIGNDAAVAELARLLRSQRTPCELRIVVVQSLSWAQTARALEIFAAELAAPVGPAEQESPTEKTVVEEIVIALGRWRAPESSARAAEVLVAFARQLSASATLPSASLQKALAVALGNTYLEQATAPLCELAVCDEKSVRLHALSSLQKLPAGCKSLQDLQDRAPTSERAREIESTLADVKTETRHTFAVQGCS; encoded by the coding sequence ATGTCAAATCTCCTCAAAAAAGCGGCGGCGGCTGGCGAACGGCAGGATTGGGTAGCTGTCGGACAGTACCTGCAAGCGCTGCCGTGGGATTGTGACAGCCCCTTTGCTCGGGCAGGCGATTGGCGTCAGGGCATCGTGCCAACTATAGCGGAGCGATCGCGTGCTCTAGATCTCGCACTGCAGGTTCTGCAAGCAGGAGACTTTCAACTACGGTGGGACGTGGCAAAAGTGTTTGCGAAGTTTGGAGATGCCGCGATCGCGCCCTTACTGGAATTCGTCGAAGACGAAGATGCGGAACTGGAGCTGCGATGGTACGCCGTAAGGATCTTGGCCGGCTTTGACGACCCGCGCGTGGTTTTAGCATTAGTGGAGTTGGCGATCGCGACTGAGGATGAAGAATTAGCCATTACGGCAGCGCGCACGCTCTCCGAATTTGGCGATTCGGCAGTGTCTGCCCTGGCCGAGTTGCTAGCCGCACCGGACGATCGCATGCGGCTACTGGCTGCTCAGGCACTGGCGTGGATTCGTCGTCCGGCAACGATCTCGCCGCTGTTGAGTGCGGCCGACGACTCGCTGCCGATCATCCGTGCGACGGCCGTCGAGGCATTGTGCAGCTTCCACGACCCGCGCGTCCCGCCGGTAGCAATTTCTGCACTGCAGGACCTCGACCCCCGCGTCCGACGCGAAGCAATTTCCGGGCTGAGCTTTGTGGCCGACCCGGAGGAGTGGGATTTAGTTGCTCGTCTACAGCCACTGCTATACGACCTCGACCATACGGTCTGCCACCAAGCCGCGATCGCCTTGGGACGCATTGGCAACGATGCGGCAGTTGCCGAGCTGGCACGGTTGCTGCGCTCGCAGCGAACGCCCTGCGAGTTGCGGATAGTGGTAGTGCAGTCGCTGAGTTGGGCGCAGACAGCACGGGCGCTGGAAATTTTTGCTGCAGAACTAGCTGCACCGGTCGGTCCCGCGGAGCAGGAATCACCGACAGAAAAAACGGTTGTAGAAGAGATTGTCATCGCACTCGGACGATGGCGGGCTCCCGAGAGTAGCGCGCGCGCTGCCGAGGTGCTCGTGGCCTTTGCCCGGCAGCTATCCGCATCCGCTACGCTGCCATCGGCGTCGCTGCAGAAAGCATTAGCTGTGGCATTAGGTAACACCTATTTGGAGCAGGCGACCGCGCCGCTCTGCGAGCTGGCCGTCTGCGATGAGAAATCCGTTCGCCTGCACGCGCTGTCGAGTCTGCAAAAGCTGCCGGCTGGCTGCAAGAGCCTGCAGGACTTGCAAGACCGCGCCCCAACTTCCGAGCGGGCACGCGAAATCGAAAGTACTTTGGCTGACGTGAAAACCGAGACTCGCCATACGTTTGCCGTCCAAGGTTGCTCTTAA